Within the Synechococcales cyanobacterium T60_A2020_003 genome, the region GTGGCTTTTACGAGTCTCTGTAGACCTTTAGGGACGGTAACGCCAATCTATAGGTTCCTGATGCAGTGTTTTCTCTTCCATGCCCCTCTCGTCCGGACAGTTTAAGGACGTGATGCTGCTCATCCGTTGTCTCACCGCATGTGTCATAGCAGTTTTGAGCTGAAAACGAGTTGCAATGTCCATGATTTCAGAGCTGCATGGGTAGCCCGCATTCAAGAGATTTAGGACTTCGCAGTTGGGCGATTCTATCCGGAGGCGATCCATGTAAAACTCGCTCGAAACCATTGGAATGGCGCAGATTGTGCGTACGCCCTGTAATTGATACAGCATGGTTACTTGAGGTGCTGCAAATTGTCTCCATACATTGCAACCCGCAGCCCTAGGGACTTTGGATTTTGTCCGTAGGCATTGCAGGGTAAAGACGCCCAAATTGCACCCACAGCGCAGAACGCACCTGCGATGTCACCTTGCTCCAGCAGGTTGAAGGCGTTTGTCTCTTGAATCAGCATGACAGCTCCGCGATCTTGATTGGCAGGGCTAAAGTCAGGTAGGCCAAGCAGTGCCCAAGTAGAGCTAAGGAATTGGTACTTGCCTGCCGCATCGGAGCACATACCCTCGTATCCAGGCAGATTGATCGGGATACATTGGTGAGGGTGCTTTGAAAAATCGGTGAATTGACTCCCCCCGTACATTGTCGTGTAGGTTGCGCCTTCTGCCTGGGCAATGGTCATTAAAAACGCTTGTTTCTCAAGGGAGAGACCGTTGATGACTAAGCCACTTTTAGGATGCACCTTCGTCTCGTCATCATGAAATAGCGTATCCATGAAGAAGGAGCGATGGCGAACCGATGGAGTATCAAGGGCAAGGGTGGTCGATGTGGCGGAATTATCCAGCGTATCGGCTTTGTTGCATGATTAG harbors:
- a CDS encoding glycoside hydrolase family 104 protein, whose amino-acid sequence is MDTLFHDDETKVHPKSGLVINGLSLEKQAFLMTIAQAEGATYTTMYGGSQFTDFSKHPHQCIPINLPGYEGMCSDAAGKYQFLSSTWALLGLPDFSPANQDRGAVMLIQETNAFNLLEQGDIAGAFCAVGAIWASLPCNAYGQNPKSLGLRVAMYGDNLQHLK